From the Rhinolophus sinicus isolate RSC01 linkage group LG02, ASM3656204v1, whole genome shotgun sequence genome, one window contains:
- the LOC109435539 gene encoding killer cell lectin-like receptor subfamily B member 1B allele A isoform X1 translates to MTEDIVYADIKTARAFPLKHSSPQPTSDSHHHGIFLKVGCAMTIILLVIVIVLSIFVIHFKSARRDEVDNESKEKYCPGKSESGSITPTVSSNSSNAHKSCPSDDWKLHGGKCYWTAERRKSWNESKNDCAMKNSHLMVIQDLIDMSFLWQHLRHPASFWIGLSIPSGGLSWNWVDNNSFDSRLFSTQNKQWTRNMKCAQVSQTGIAPKKCEDNKQWICQL, encoded by the exons ATGACTGAAGATATAGTCTATGCTGATATCAAAACTGCTAGggcttttcctttaaaacattcATCTCCACAGCCAACATCCG ATTCTCACCATCATGGAATTTTCCTGAAAGTTGGATGTGCAATGACCATTATCCTCCTTGTAATAGTAATTGTGCTCAGCATTTTTG ttaTCCATTTCAAATCTGCAAGACGTGATGAAGTGGATAatgaatcaaaagagaaatactgCCCTGGGAAAAGTGAATCTGGATCAATCACCCCAACGG TTTCTTCCAACTCTTCAAACGCTCATAAGTCATGCCCCTCTGATGACTGGAAACTACATGGGGGGAAATGTTACTGGACTGCTGAACGTAGGAAATCTTGGAATGAAAGTAAAAATGACTGTGCAATGAAAAATTCACACCTTATGGTGATTCAAGACTTAATTGATATG AGTTTCCTATGGCAGCACCTACGTCATCCAGCCTCTTTTTGGATTGGCTTGAGCATTCCATCTGGAGGACTATCTTGGAACTGGGTGGACAACAACTCTTTTGACTCCCGTCT GTTTTCAACACAAAACAAGCAATGGACCCGGAACATGAAATGTGCCCAGGTATCTCAGACTGGCATAGCTCCAAAAAAATGTGAGGATAATAAACAGTGGATTTGCCAACTGTAA
- the LOC109435539 gene encoding killer cell lectin-like receptor subfamily B member 1B allele A isoform X2: protein MTEDIVYADIKTARAFPLKHSSPQPTSDSHHHGIFLKVGCAMTIILLVIVIVLSIFVIHFKSARRDEVDNESKEKYCPGKSESGSITPTVSSNSSNAHKSCPSDDWKLHGGKCYWTAERRKSWNESKNDCAMKNSHLMVIQDLIDMSFLWQHLRHPASFWIGLSIPSGGLSWNWVDNNSFDSRLFSTQNKQWTRNMKCAQLKSLCLVSKRWFAANDK from the exons ATGACTGAAGATATAGTCTATGCTGATATCAAAACTGCTAGggcttttcctttaaaacattcATCTCCACAGCCAACATCCG ATTCTCACCATCATGGAATTTTCCTGAAAGTTGGATGTGCAATGACCATTATCCTCCTTGTAATAGTAATTGTGCTCAGCATTTTTG ttaTCCATTTCAAATCTGCAAGACGTGATGAAGTGGATAatgaatcaaaagagaaatactgCCCTGGGAAAAGTGAATCTGGATCAATCACCCCAACGG TTTCTTCCAACTCTTCAAACGCTCATAAGTCATGCCCCTCTGATGACTGGAAACTACATGGGGGGAAATGTTACTGGACTGCTGAACGTAGGAAATCTTGGAATGAAAGTAAAAATGACTGTGCAATGAAAAATTCACACCTTATGGTGATTCAAGACTTAATTGATATG AGTTTCCTATGGCAGCACCTACGTCATCCAGCCTCTTTTTGGATTGGCTTGAGCATTCCATCTGGAGGACTATCTTGGAACTGGGTGGACAACAACTCTTTTGACTCCCGTCT GTTTTCAACACAAAACAAGCAATGGACCCGGAACATGAAATGTGCCCAG CTCAagtctctctgtctggtctccaaaagatggtttgcagccaatgacaagtaa